In Phoenix dactylifera cultivar Barhee BC4 chromosome 1, palm_55x_up_171113_PBpolish2nd_filt_p, whole genome shotgun sequence, the genomic stretch CATAGCAGAAGCCATAGAGCCTGACGACATCAAAATGGATCCTCCCAGTGGTGCTCACTCCAACCATGAACTGCTCCTCTATCCTCCTATCTGAACTCGCTGTCAGAGCGTCCACTGCCACCAATGCACCATTACTAAATGATCCTGCGTACACTGCATCAAAGCCACCAGCGCCTAATAAATTCCTGTGATTGTCAAAGCCTGAGTTGTACAGATGCAAACCTGATTGGCTTCTCTCTTTCCATTTCACAGGGGAACTTATCCATGGCGTGCGTTCGAAACCTCTGGTCTGGATGCATTGAGCTGCTGTTCAAATCTTCAGACCTTTTGTAGCAGCATGCCATAAGAACCAAGATCTTTATATCTAGtgttgaattaaatcaaataatttaaaatttgaaaaccaaaCATTTGACTTGGTCAACGGCTAAGTGGCAAGCATCCACGCAAAAGCAAACGAGCAAACATGAAAAGATCCCAAAGAAAGCAGGCTatgacaagtgtcatgcatccacgcgcaagagcaagcatggaaaggtccctcgaagaagaaaagaagcatgGGCAACCAAGATGCAACAAGCCGCAGGATCAAAGGAGCATaagaagacacgtcatcaatccgCGGAAGGAGAGTCTGCTTCTTTTGACGCGCCTGAGCTTATATAAAGGGCTCTATGGATCATTTCAAATACAATGAAAAAATTTCTCTTTTTCCTATTCCAAGAGTCTATAtaaaaagggctctagggatcatagggaagaaaagaaaaaaaagaaaatttttcttctcctcataatttttctaagttttttttgagctatctgcaagcgtgaacgtgctcttctttcttccctggagGCGCACTGACGGGGAAGACATGGTTCTGTACTGGGTTatcgtatctctaggagatctaCATGGCTGTTATTTTGCCCAAGGAGTTTAGGGCAGAGTCTCATTATGTTCCTCAGTTCACGCCAAACATTGGACTTCCCAACCGGTGGAAGGATCTGTCCTTGCATTTCTGAGATAGGGCTCCCTCATGGCATTCTTGCTCTTGCATTTCAAAGTTGAATCGGGATTCCATCTAGAGAAAGGTACTGAATGGAACATGTCATACGGGATTTCCATCCCCTTTTCCAGCAGACCTGTGCGTGGAAGGCATAAACTTTTTTGGGATAACGCGTCAGCAtgcttcgatccacaggccatcttctctctctatttcttcattttattattctattgtcaagttaattatttgctaatttattcttcttatttactgtttttgaatattacaaatatttaattattgatttatcaattatatttgtgcatctaggctaacaatcCAGAAAAGTTTATGTACTGTTAGCATTAGATTTTAAATTGTAATATTTATTATACATTTTGCTGCATAATtgtaaattgttatattttagctGTTACACATTTATGCTAGCTTTACTTTAGTACTTTATTTTTCAAGCAAAATATTAGATTGTCTAACCTTCAAAAGGTTTAttaatacctccatttggactcctcacgAAGTAATTTTCAGATTCTATTCAAACGGAAATTCAGAAATTGATTAATTCATAGGAGCTAGCTAAATATTGCACTTAGGATAAAATTGAACGATATCTAGTGAAATTATTCattgaataacggtgtctaagaaaagcttatcAAAAAGGCCtatgtgcctaagaaaggctggtacttaagtgagccaagtgctccaccaccgatctagaGCTGATTTGGCTGTTATTCTTTCGATTTTTCAACTAGACAtctaaagttcaaattagatatcagtgcaataatttgacataaacCTTCTTATTTTCATAAGTGTCAAAATTGTGTTAAGCTATAAATCAATGACTTCCTACACATCTAAAAACCTTAATGCTAAACTTGAAAAGTTTGATAGTTaaaactttaggaggtggcagaatCAAATGCGGCTCTGGCACACCACCTTATGCTTGATCTCAGTCGTTGGTGAGAGCACTACTGAAGTCAGTAATGAGTCTAACCCATCTGCTTCACGATTTGCTACTCGCAGCAACTCAAACCCTGCTCCTTCCTCTTCCCAAATTGCTGCTgcttcctccacctcctccactAGGACTCTAGAAGAAACCAACTACCACTGTCTTTATAGAATCCTAGGAGCCCTTTCTGATaggctttatgatatttattatataGCTAAGAGTGCCAAAGATCTCTGGAATATcttagaaaataaatatggacttGATGATACCGGGGTAAAGAGATTTAAGGCCTTTGACTTTAGCAAGTTTAAATTTGTTGATTCCAAACCTATGAATGATCAAATCCATGAATATGAAATCCTGATTCTTCAACTCTAGGCAAATGGAACCCACCTAGATGAGTCTTTCCAAGTTGCCTGTATCATAGATAAACTTTCCTCTACCTGGTCAGACTTTGCTAAGACTTTGAGCCACACCCAAGGAGATCTGTCTCTAACTCAAGTCCTAAATTTTATTAGGATTGAAGAACAACATCGCCTTAGGAAGAAATTCCACTCCTCCAATCCTTTGCCTAAAGTCAAATATGTTGAATCCAAGCCCAAATCCAAAAATCAGAACTTAAGAATAATGACAAATGTGAGATATGTATAGAGGCTAAATTACCTAAATTACCCTTCCACTCTATAGGTAGAGATTCTGATCTCCTTGAATTCATACATAGTGATGTATATGACTCAGGAAGAACCTCAAGGGGTGGAAACAAATACTTTGTAACTTTTATAAATGATCTTTCTAGATACTGTCACCTCTATCTTATCAAAGCTAAAGATGAGGtcttaaataaattcaaagtcTATAAAGCAAAGGCTGAAAACTAAttagataaaaagattaaaacctTAAGGTCTGATAGAGGAGGTGAATATACCTCATTTGAGCTGACCCAGTTTTGTGAAGAACATGGGATAATTTATAAAGTAATAGCTCCCTATTCACCCCAATCTAATAGAGTAGGCAAAAGAAAGAACATAACCTTAATTGATATGGTTAATGCTATCCTAATTAGTTCAGGTGCACCAGAAAATCTTTAGGAGGAGGCACTAGTAACTGCATCTTATATCTTGAACAGAATTCCATTCAAATATAATGATAAGACTCCATATGAAATCTgtaaacatagaaaacctaacttaaaatacttaaaagtgtAAGGGTGTTTAGCTAAAgtaaaaaattttagaaaataaaataaaaaaatgaacccAAAATAGTAGATGCAATATTtataagatatgcaattaagagtaatactaatagatttttagtgtttaactctcaaataaatgaaattaaTAACAATACTATAATGGAAGCAAGAGATGCAATCTACTTTGCAagtatatttttctttaaaacaaggataaatGATCAAATAAATATCAATAATAATCTAGGGACTAGTTTAAGCAGAACCAAAtttagagagaaagaagaagaagaagaaactaaacctaaaagaagtaaaagaactagagttgaaaagaactttggagaagactactatacattcctaatagaagactctTCTATTTTCTTTAGAGGATGCCCCCTTTtggaaaaaaacaatagataatGAAATGCAATCCATAGTTCAAAACCACACTTAAAAATTAGCAGACCTACCCCCAGGAAATAAATCCATAAggcataaatggatctttaagaataAACTTAGGCCATGTGGAACTGTAGACAAATACAAGGCTAGGTTAGTAGCCAAAAGTTTTACTCAAAAATCTGGAATTgacttctttgatgtttatgcctCTGTAGCCAGAATCACTACCATTAGGATTCTTGTTGCCTTGGCTTCCATTCATAAGCTAGttatatatcaaatggatgttaaaatcgCTTTTTTGAATGGGAACCTAAATGAAGAGATCTACATGGACCAGCCCGAAGATTTCATTGTCCCAAGTCAAGAGAAAAAGGTATGTAGGTTGattagatctctttatggtctaaaacaagccttcAAATAATGGCAtcttaaatttgatgaaataatcctaactaatggatttaaaattaataatacagataaatgtgtatattataaaaagaagaataacaaaattataattttatgtctatatgtagatgatatcctaATTTTTGGAATACGCTTAGAAATTATTAATgaagtaaaataatttttatctctaaaattTAACATGAAAGATTTAGGAGAAGCAAACCTAATCTTAGATACTAAAATTATAAGGAATGAAAATAGAATAACTTTATCCCAAAgtcactatgtggagaagattcTTAACAAGTTTCACTACTCTGATTGTCATCCTGTATCTACTACTCCGtataatccatctcttcatctaaaGAAGAACTTAGATGATCCAGTCAATCAAAGCTTGTATGCCTAGATTATTGGTTCTTTAGGGTTTCTTGCAAATTATACCAGACCTGATATTGCATACTCTGCGAACCAACTGAGTAGATATACGcacaatcctaataatgatCATTGGACTGCTCTATAAATAATTCTCTGGTATCTTAAGGGTATCATATCTCTGGGATTACACTATTGTGGTTATCCTGCTATTCtggaaggctatagtgatgccactGGATCAATGATACAGTTGACACCAAATCTACTACTGGTTTTGACTTCCTTTTAGGAGGTGCAGCTGTATCATGAAAATCTACCAAATAAACTATAGTGGGTAGAAGCATCATGGAATATGAAATGATTGTCCTAGATACCACTAGCATTGAGGCCGAGTGGCTTAGAGATCTACTGGTAGATTTACCTCTTGTAACTTCACCATTACCTTTTATATCTATTTATTGTGACTGCAGATCTACTATAGATaaatgcaatcaagaaaatgcaaatgtgaaaatgaaTAGGCACTTGAAAGTGCGCCATAAATCATAGAGatacaaattaaagaataacttAATTGCACTAAATTTTGGAAGATCCAAAAGAAATCTAGCTTATCAGCTTACCAAAGGATTGTCTAGAATAGTGGTTCTAGAGTTGTTGAGGGGGATGAGGCTAAGCCCATAAGTAATGTCACCATGGTGGTAACCCAACctgaaaaggttcaatgggtagaaacaagctAGATATGTGACTAATGAGGAGTactatttattttttccatCCCTAGAGCAACAATGCTCATAAAAAGCAAGGGTTAGGTTGAGTTTTTACTCTTAATAAATCTGAAACCCATGAGGCAGGGTACCTATTTGCTCGTACCCTTTTGAGGATTCACCTATATGCATGTAATCGTGAGGCCGTGACCGTGGGAAGTGGGCTATTCTCTAATAACACACATGAAgagatacctgcgcatggccGTAAAGCGCAAACCCGCTTCGAGCATGTTcacgctatattatgtgtgctgttgatgaaatctgagccatggaccaaAGTTCAAGGCATAGTCCATCTTGGCCCCATAGAGATAAttaattgtcactaagtgaaggtttaAACCGAAAgatacctacacctattacataatatatgaTACttaacactttattttgattttaaattttttagatattcaatttatgtgggggattgttgaattaaatcaaaaaatttaaaatttgaaaaccaaaTATTTGACTTGGTCAACGGCCAAGTGGCAAGTATCCGCGCAAAAGCAAGGGAGCAAACATGAAAAGATTCCCAAAGAAAGCAGgccatgacaagtgtcatgtATCCACACACAAAAGCAAGCATGGAAAGGCCCatcgaagaagaaaggaagcatGGGCGGCCAAGATGCAACAAGCCGTAGGATCAAAGGAGCACAAAAAGACACATCATCAATCCGTGGAAGGAGAGTCTGCTTCTTTTGACGCGCCTGAGAttatataaagggctctagggatcatttcaaataacatgaaaaaatttctcttcttcctattcCAAGAGCCTATATAAAAAGGGCTCTAGAGATcattagaaagaaaagaaaaaaaatcttctcttcaaaatttttctaagtttcttttgagctatctacaagtgtgaacgtgctcttctttcttccctggagGCGCACTGATGGGGAAGACATGGTTTTGTACTGGGTTGTTGTATCTCTAGAAGATCTGTGCAGGTAGATCTGTGCGTGGAGTGCATAAACTTTTTTAGGATAACGCGTCATCAtgcttcgatccacaggccatcttctctctctctttcttcattttattattctattatcaagttaattatttactagtttattcttcttatttactgttttgaatattaaaaatatttaattattgatttatcaattatatttgtgcatctaggctaacatcTAGAACTACTGTAAAGTCAGAACAAGAGATGTCACTAAACGTATTTACATCGTATGAGCTAAGAATTGAAAATTGGGAGGAGATGGATGAAAAATTAAAGCATTAACAATGGGAGTCTCACTGAAGACAGCAATGGTGTACACTACTTCAGTATCCAAACTCTGTTCGGTCGTTGCGAAGGAACCTAATAACAGAAAGAGCCCGGAATATTTAATGCTGGTCTCATTAAACCCAGGACATCGATGATGCTAGTTAGGAAATCTGAAGCTAACCTTGGCTTATTTGAAGTTGAGGGAGGGATGATTTCAATGATGGGTTCTTCATAGGTCCATTGGGTTATTTTcacctcttttttttctgaGTAATTTACGAGGAAGACCACAAGGCCAGCAATGAAATGATTGTTTTAAGTCATTACTCTCATCTTTGCAGCTACTCAAAATAGACATTGGTCCAACATAAGACTGCTACCCTGAAAATTCAGAGATACAGGCATTGCTTGCATGTAGCTCTGATAAAAGTCAGTCAACAGTAAAGTTGCCCCTCATTTGTAATGGCCAGAGGTATTTCAGTGCAGAAGTTTGGAAATGACAAGGTTGAATTCACAGTATTGACATATGACCAAACCAGACCCTCTTAGCTATCAAATAAATACTTGTATTTCCTAAAAGGCCACCTTTAGTTTGCTTTCCTAGGGTTGATCAAACACGAGATCTTTTAGCTGACGCTAACTTATGAGCctgtcaaatatatatatatatatatatatatatatatatatatatatatatatatatatatatatatatatatatatatatatatatatatatatatatatatatatatatatataaaagctgGATTCGTGCTCTTATGGCATGAGtacatccaaaaaaactagaaaaaaaaaagatgacggAGAAGAGGTGAAGCAGAGCCATCGCTCTCACAAAGCCAGCTGCTAGAATGCTGTGCAATGAATGAGGCGACCTAATTAATTATGTTGTTTGCCCCACGATAAGCATAAGTGACCTAAGAGGCCACACGGTGCCCATCAAATCTTTAGTGGAATCAATGCTTCAACAATCAGAGTGAAAATAATAAGCACAACAACGAAGCGTGATTTCTTTGAGACGGTAATTTATCCTAGCCACATGACAAAAGCAAAGCAGGGCATTTACCCAATGGGTGGAGTTCACACATCAGCCAATGTACTTCATGCCATGCTTCAAGGTTTGTGGGGATTGGATTCAACACTTCTTAAGGCTTCGACCTGTTATTCCAATAGAATACTTACAAATACATACAGATTACTAGTTTACCTGCACCTAttttatcaaagaaaagcataaGGTGCCAAAAGAACATAAGCAGTAACCATAACTCTGGGCATAAGAGAATGCATGTTTGTCAATTTTCCAATTTGAAGATCATAGCAAGGTCAAAAACAAAACTCTGACCtctaattcattgctcatagatgATATGAACAAATTGCTCTACAGATGATAACATTTTAAATAGAAATAGACTCCATGATTTAGAAGCCACACCATAATTAACAAAGACAGAATGGCATCTGAAGCAAAAACATGAGACCCAGCTTTTCAATGGAATAGTACTCTCTCCGCATGCTTTTGCATAAAATTATTCAGATGGAATTTTCATCATAGGGTATTAGATATGAAGCCATAAGAACTGCATAATGTTGAAGTAACACTGCACAGACAGAACACGACAGAGTAAGagataaaacaaaatttaaaaCGATTAAGTCCCTACAAGTAACAGCTGGACTGAACTACATACCAACAAATCACACAACTTGGTGTTTGTTAACAAGTCCTTTTGCTTTGCCACTTTCCTTCACCTACAATTTGGAAACCATAAGTTTGGCATGTTCATAAACCAAACAAGAAATCTACGGTCATAAAGCTTATTGGGAAGTGATAGATCAGATATTTGTTTCTTCAGGAGAACAAGATGCTAACCAATCTTGAGCAACATATGGTTTGCAGCTATAACAGTAGTATAttgaaaagaaaggacaaaaaaaatattgtatttGAACAACCCTGCTTTGTAAAACTGTTCAGTCCAACATTTTGAGATGCAAACTAGCAACTAAATTCACACCAGGCTGAGTAGATGAAAATGATTTAAATATTATGCTCTAGAAAGCAATCTCGAGTCTAAAGTCACTTATGTTCCACAGAATCCCAGGCATTATTTATCTTAGAATGAAAGGCCTGGATCAAATGATAACATGACTTAAAGTTAATACAAGAATGTCAAGTATGTCCATGAAAGAATGCTAGCAGCTTCTTTTATTGAATGAAGCCACAAAAGATAAACCTTTGCATGGCCCTTCAAAGGTACTAATAAAATGAATATgtaatccttttcaattaaattgaATTCTTCGAATTGATGCATCTAGAACAACAGTGAAAATTTACTAGCTGAAGTCAACAAGACTTGTCATGTTTCTTTGTTGTAATGTTCTTCTCAATTTACGATCTAATTTTGTGTCATAAGCTACAACTTTTGTCAGCACAACATATTCCAAAACTAACTTGCAGAATCACTCCAACTCACATATACCTCTCTATCATGTTCTGTTATCATCTTAAAGGCTAAATACAGAGTAACCTATTTCAAATCTAACTCGCAATGAGGCATGTACCTTTAATATACCCACAAGTTCTCTATTCAATTTATCCTTTAGAGTTGCATCTTTTTAAGTTCCTCCATTTTTTATGAAAGATCCATGCATTTTAAGCCTCCCTTCATTTAAGAGGTACATGTTTCTTTGTCCAACATTCTAACACATACAACATTGCCAATTCTATTGttccatcctttttttttttatctactAGCATGGGTAGATCAGTTAGTAATCACGAAGCATTTTTAGTTACCCTAGTACTGATATaaagattttaaaatatttcataattGCTGGTAAATTAGTCATTGATCGCTGGCGACCCACTCATAGATCCTCGGAgagtttgcttctttttttttgtctagTTCACTAACAAGTTCAATACTCCATTTTAAAATGAATCAAGTGATACACATTGAACACAATCACACACACAGAAATATCTCAACCCTAGTGGTTCTACGAAGGGCATTCAAAGTCCACAAAATGAACTTCAAAAGTAAAATGCTTCTGGACAGAAAATCAACATAAAAACTCTTATAGATATCAACCAAAAGAAAATTACAGCTCAGCAAACTAATAGTAAATAGTTATGTTTAAACCAAGAAGAGTGTCCTGCTCAACCACATTCCTTGCTGGTACACAAGAAGCTGTTCCACAGAAAAAGCATGGAAGAAACAAGTGCTTCGTGCTGAAGCACCCCAATCAATGCTATACGAGGGTGGGCATACATAAGAAGGATAGACAGAGATGCAAGCTAGAGTAATTTAGGACATTTGTTTTCCTATGTACCACATAAAGCTCATGAAGTCTCATTATTGGTTTTAAACCTTATATATATGTcattccactgcaacgtcagtCCATGGAATGGATGAGATGCAACCTCTCATAGGAAGAACCACACGTAAAAAGTGATCTATAATATTGAATAGGGCAGGCtttttcccccaacaagtaAATGATTTCCTTTATAATAGACAAGTCAAAGAAGATATGCCATTTGGGGAGAggttagtcaattatgtatcCAAGAGAACAGATTAGCAGTGGCATCAAACTATTTAAATGAAGCTTCTCCCACTTTGGGACCACAGAAATCTTTGAAACTTTGGAAATTAAAATTTGGGAGATTGACCCCAAGTTGGATAACCCTTCATGGATCCTTCCAAGCCCCATGACTCCAAGAGACCATCTACTTACAGCAGTAGATATAAAGAAGATCTAACAATACAAAAGGCAACTAATTTTGCGATTAAAAAAGTCGTATTTTCCATGTAACTATGCATGACTACTCCAATTTCATGGCCAAAATGTTAAATTCTCACCACTCCTTTGTTCTCGTAGTAATTGTTCAAAGCCCACTGATACTTCGATTGGTCCAGCCCCAACCAATTTGCCAAGCACTCATCCAAGCTCGAATGCACTGCCAAAACCACCAAACAACAGCTCAAAAGCTCCTGAAATTTAAAGAATCGAGATGCCACGCCACAccaaaaaccctaaaccctcaaAAAGATACCATCTTGGACTTTGGCGACCGCGTTCCAGAAGGACCCGAACGCGGAGCCCGACGATCGGGTACGCGGCTTCTCGAAATTCAGCGGTGGAACCTGaacgggaggaggaggaagaggaggaggggagggaggagacTTGGGAGGCAAAGGAGCGGCCTTTCGAGGGCTGGAGCTAGGATCAGACCCAGGGTTGGGGACTGGGTATCTCGGGGCCTCGGAGGGCTTTGGCGTCGCCAGAGGGGTCAGGAAGACCGTGTAGCTCCCGGCTCTCCCGATGACCGGCGGCGGGAATGCCTCTCGCGCCTGCGCGGCCTCCATGCCCGACCTCTGAAGCCGATCGGAACCTCCTTCTAGGGTTAGGGTCAACGTTAGGGCTAGGTTTGGTAGCAGGGGAGGCCAGTGTCAAGGGAAGCTAAAGGGCGTCGCCCTACCATGGCCGCCATTGCCGGCGGTTTTAAACAGCATCCCCGAGTTCCCAAGAACCTCTTTTTTTTGGGAATaattttaacaaataaaaattaatttggcCTTTCTTTTTAGTAAAATATCTAGATTTGCcattataaattataaatagaG encodes the following:
- the LOC103698235 gene encoding formin-like protein 2; translation: MEAAQAREAFPPPVIGRAGSYTVFLTPLATPKPSEAPRYPVPNPGSDPSSSPRKAAPLPPKSPPSPPPLPPPPVQVPPLNFEKPRTRSSGSAFGSFWNAVAKVQDVHSSLDECLANWLGLDQSKYQWALNNYYENKGVVKESGKAKGLVNKHQVV